From the genome of Suricata suricatta isolate VVHF042 chromosome 3, meerkat_22Aug2017_6uvM2_HiC, whole genome shotgun sequence, one region includes:
- the PFKFB2 gene encoding 6-phosphofructo-2-kinase/fructose-2,6-bisphosphatase 2 isoform X6, whose amino-acid sequence MSGKFASSSEPNNNSYETKTASLRMSEKKCSWASYMTNSPTLIVMIGLPARGKTYVSKKLTRYLNWIGVPTKVFNLGVYRREAVKSYKSYDFFRHDNEEAMKIRKQCALVALQDVKAYLTEESGQIAVFDATNTTRERRDMILNFAKENSFKVFFVESVCDDPDVIAANILEVKVSSPDYPERNRENVMEDFLKRIECYKVTYRPLDPDNYDKDLSFIKVINVGQRFLVNRVQDYIQSKIVYYLMNIHVQPRTIYLCRHGESEFNLLGKIGGDSGLSARGKQFAQALRKFLGEQEIADLKVWTSQLKRTIQTAESLGVTYEQWKILNEIDAGVCEEMTYLEIEKQYPEEFALRDQEKYLYRYPGGESYQDLVQRLEPVIMELERQGNVLVISHQAVMRCLLAYFLDKGADELPYLRCPLHTIFKLTPVAYGCKVETIKLNVEAVNTHRDKPTNNFPKNQTPVRMRRNSFTPLSSSNTIRRPRNYSVGSRPLKPLSPLRALDTQEGADQPKTQVVQGFTPASEHPQMLWSIQADIDGSSFANHSSFPAKASDLWGCLEGQS is encoded by the exons ATGTCCGGGAAATTTGCATCTTCCTCAGAACCGAACAACAACAGCTATGAAACCAAAACTGCCAGTCTTCGAATGTCAGAGAAGAAATGTT CGTGGGCATCTTACATGACCAACTCCCCAACTCTCATCGTTATGATCGGCCTGCCAGCCCGGGGCAAAACGTATGTGTCCAAGAAACTCACACGCTACCTCAACTGGATCGGAGTGCCCACCAAAG TGTTTAATCTTGGGGTATATCGGCGTGAAGCAGTCAAGTCCTATAAGTCCTATGACTTCTTCCGGCATGACAACGAGGAGGCCATGAAGATCCGCAA ACAGTGCGCTCTGGTGGCGCTGCAAGATGTGAAGGCGTATCTTACGGAGGAGAGTGGGCAGATTGCG GTGTTTGATGCCACCAATACCACTAGAGAGCGGAGGGACATGATCTTGAACTTTGCCAAGGAGAATTCCTTCAAG GTGTTCTTTGTGGAATCTGTCTGTGATGATCCTGATGTCATTGCTGCCAACATCCTG GAGGTAAAGGTGTCGAGCCCTGACTACCCTGAAAGGAACAGGGAGAATGTGATGGAGGACTTCCTAAAAAGAATTGAGTGCTACAAAGTCACCTATCGGCCCCTTGACCCAGACAACTATGACAA GGATCTGTCTTTCATCAAGGTGATAAATGTGGGCCAGCGATTTTTAGTGAACAGAGTCCAGGACTACATCCAGAGCAAGATAGTCTACTACCTCATGAATATCCACGTGCAGCCTCGCACCATTTACCTTTGCCGGCACGGAGAGAGCGAGTTCAACCTCTTGGGGAAGATTGGGGGCGACTCTGGCCTCTCGGCCCGGGGCAAACAG TTTGCCCAGGCTCTAAGGAAGTTTCTGGGGGAACAGGAGATAGCAGACCTCAAAGTGTGGACGAGCCAGCTGAAGAGGACTATCCAGACCGCCGAGTCCCTGGGTGTAACATATGAGCAGTGGAAGATTCTGAACGAGATCGATGCT GGCGTGTGCGAGGAGATGACCTACTTGGAGATTGAGAAGCAGTACCCGGAGGAGTTTGCGCTTCGAGACCAAGAGAAATACCTGTATCGCTACCCTGGCGGGGAG TCCTACCAGGACCTGGTGCAGCGGCTGGAGCCTGTCATCATGGAGCTGGAGCGTCAGGGCAACGTCCTCGTCATCTCCCACCAGGCTGTCATGCGCTGCCTCCTGGCCTACTTCTTGGATAAGGGTGCAG ATGAGCTGCCGTACTTGAGGTGCCCTCTCCATACCATCTTCAAGCTTACTCCTGTGGCCTATG GATGCAAAGTGGAGACCATTAAGCTCAACGTGGAGGCTGTGAACACTCACCGTGACAAGCCAACC AACAACTTCCCCAAGAACCAAACCCCTGTAAGGATGAGAAGGAACAGCTTTACGCCTCTGTCCAGTTCGAATACAATAAGGCGTCCAAGAAATTACAGTGTTGGGAGCCGGCCCCTCAAGCCCCTCAGCCCTCTCCGTGCCCTGGACACGCAAGAAGGGGCCGACCAGCCGAAGACCCAA GTCGTGCAAGGGTTCACCCCGGCCTCAGAACATCCACAGATGCTCTGGAGCATACAGGCGGACATAGA tggctCCAGCTTTGCCAACCACAGCAGCTTTCCTGCCAAGGCCAGTGACCTCTGGGGCTGTTTAGAAGGACAGAGTTAA
- the PFKFB2 gene encoding 6-phosphofructo-2-kinase/fructose-2,6-bisphosphatase 2 isoform X5 has translation MSGKFASSSEPNNNSYETKTASLRMSEKKCSWASYMTNSPTLIVMIGLPARGKTYVSKKLTRYLNWIGVPTKVFNLGVYRREAVKSYKSYDFFRHDNEEAMKIRKQCALVALQDVKAYLTEESGQIAVFDATNTTRERRDMILNFAKENSFKVFFVESVCDDPDVIAANILEVKVSSPDYPERNRENVMEDFLKRIECYKVTYRPLDPDNYDKDLSFIKVINVGQRFLVNRVQDYIQSKIVYYLMNIHVQPRTIYLCRHGESEFNLLGKIGGDSGLSARGKQFAQALRKFLGEQEIADLKVWTSQLKRTIQTAESLGVTYEQWKILNEIDAGVCEEMTYLEIEKQYPEEFALRDQEKYLYRYPGGESYQDLVQRLEPVIMELERQGNVLVISHQAVMRCLLAYFLDKGADELPYLRCPLHTIFKLTPVAYGCKVETIKLNVEAVNTHRDKPTNNFPKNQTPVRMRRNSFTPLSSSNTIRRPRNYSVGSRPLKPLSPLRALDTQEGADQPKTQVSIPVVQGFTPASEHPQMLWSIQADIDGSSFANHSSFPAKASDLWGCLEGQS, from the exons ATGTCCGGGAAATTTGCATCTTCCTCAGAACCGAACAACAACAGCTATGAAACCAAAACTGCCAGTCTTCGAATGTCAGAGAAGAAATGTT CGTGGGCATCTTACATGACCAACTCCCCAACTCTCATCGTTATGATCGGCCTGCCAGCCCGGGGCAAAACGTATGTGTCCAAGAAACTCACACGCTACCTCAACTGGATCGGAGTGCCCACCAAAG TGTTTAATCTTGGGGTATATCGGCGTGAAGCAGTCAAGTCCTATAAGTCCTATGACTTCTTCCGGCATGACAACGAGGAGGCCATGAAGATCCGCAA ACAGTGCGCTCTGGTGGCGCTGCAAGATGTGAAGGCGTATCTTACGGAGGAGAGTGGGCAGATTGCG GTGTTTGATGCCACCAATACCACTAGAGAGCGGAGGGACATGATCTTGAACTTTGCCAAGGAGAATTCCTTCAAG GTGTTCTTTGTGGAATCTGTCTGTGATGATCCTGATGTCATTGCTGCCAACATCCTG GAGGTAAAGGTGTCGAGCCCTGACTACCCTGAAAGGAACAGGGAGAATGTGATGGAGGACTTCCTAAAAAGAATTGAGTGCTACAAAGTCACCTATCGGCCCCTTGACCCAGACAACTATGACAA GGATCTGTCTTTCATCAAGGTGATAAATGTGGGCCAGCGATTTTTAGTGAACAGAGTCCAGGACTACATCCAGAGCAAGATAGTCTACTACCTCATGAATATCCACGTGCAGCCTCGCACCATTTACCTTTGCCGGCACGGAGAGAGCGAGTTCAACCTCTTGGGGAAGATTGGGGGCGACTCTGGCCTCTCGGCCCGGGGCAAACAG TTTGCCCAGGCTCTAAGGAAGTTTCTGGGGGAACAGGAGATAGCAGACCTCAAAGTGTGGACGAGCCAGCTGAAGAGGACTATCCAGACCGCCGAGTCCCTGGGTGTAACATATGAGCAGTGGAAGATTCTGAACGAGATCGATGCT GGCGTGTGCGAGGAGATGACCTACTTGGAGATTGAGAAGCAGTACCCGGAGGAGTTTGCGCTTCGAGACCAAGAGAAATACCTGTATCGCTACCCTGGCGGGGAG TCCTACCAGGACCTGGTGCAGCGGCTGGAGCCTGTCATCATGGAGCTGGAGCGTCAGGGCAACGTCCTCGTCATCTCCCACCAGGCTGTCATGCGCTGCCTCCTGGCCTACTTCTTGGATAAGGGTGCAG ATGAGCTGCCGTACTTGAGGTGCCCTCTCCATACCATCTTCAAGCTTACTCCTGTGGCCTATG GATGCAAAGTGGAGACCATTAAGCTCAACGTGGAGGCTGTGAACACTCACCGTGACAAGCCAACC AACAACTTCCCCAAGAACCAAACCCCTGTAAGGATGAGAAGGAACAGCTTTACGCCTCTGTCCAGTTCGAATACAATAAGGCGTCCAAGAAATTACAGTGTTGGGAGCCGGCCCCTCAAGCCCCTCAGCCCTCTCCGTGCCCTGGACACGCAAGAAGGGGCCGACCAGCCGAAGACCCAAGTCAGCATTCCG GTCGTGCAAGGGTTCACCCCGGCCTCAGAACATCCACAGATGCTCTGGAGCATACAGGCGGACATAGA tggctCCAGCTTTGCCAACCACAGCAGCTTTCCTGCCAAGGCCAGTGACCTCTGGGGCTGTTTAGAAGGACAGAGTTAA
- the PFKFB2 gene encoding 6-phosphofructo-2-kinase/fructose-2,6-bisphosphatase 2 isoform X4, with protein sequence MSGKFASSSEPNNNSYETKTASLRMSEKKCSWASYMTNSPTLIVMIGLPARGKTYVSKKLTRYLNWIGVPTKVFNLGVYRREAVKSYKSYDFFRHDNEEAMKIRKQCALVALQDVKAYLTEESGQIAVFDATNTTRERRDMILNFAKENSFKVFFVESVCDDPDVIAANILEVKVSSPDYPERNRENVMEDFLKRIECYKVTYRPLDPDNYDKDLSFIKVINVGQRFLVNRVQDYIQSKIVYYLMNIHVQPRTIYLCRHGESEFNLLGKIGGDSGLSARGKQFAQALRKFLGEQEIADLKVWTSQLKRTIQTAESLGVTYEQWKILNEIDAGVCEEMTYLEIEKQYPEEFALRDQEKYLYRYPGGESYQDLVQRLEPVIMELERQGNVLVISHQAVMRCLLAYFLDKGADELPYLRCPLHTIFKLTPVAYGCKVETIKLNVEAVNTHRDKPTNNFPKNQTPVRMRRNSFTPLSSSNTIRRPRNYSVGSRPLKPLSPLRALDTQEGADQPKTQVSIPVCSTHSSYLPALFPLPGLPFGFSGVMHGFVIVVSVQVVQGFTPASEHPQMLWSIQADIDGSSFANHSSFPAKASDLWGCLEGQS encoded by the exons ATGTCCGGGAAATTTGCATCTTCCTCAGAACCGAACAACAACAGCTATGAAACCAAAACTGCCAGTCTTCGAATGTCAGAGAAGAAATGTT CGTGGGCATCTTACATGACCAACTCCCCAACTCTCATCGTTATGATCGGCCTGCCAGCCCGGGGCAAAACGTATGTGTCCAAGAAACTCACACGCTACCTCAACTGGATCGGAGTGCCCACCAAAG TGTTTAATCTTGGGGTATATCGGCGTGAAGCAGTCAAGTCCTATAAGTCCTATGACTTCTTCCGGCATGACAACGAGGAGGCCATGAAGATCCGCAA ACAGTGCGCTCTGGTGGCGCTGCAAGATGTGAAGGCGTATCTTACGGAGGAGAGTGGGCAGATTGCG GTGTTTGATGCCACCAATACCACTAGAGAGCGGAGGGACATGATCTTGAACTTTGCCAAGGAGAATTCCTTCAAG GTGTTCTTTGTGGAATCTGTCTGTGATGATCCTGATGTCATTGCTGCCAACATCCTG GAGGTAAAGGTGTCGAGCCCTGACTACCCTGAAAGGAACAGGGAGAATGTGATGGAGGACTTCCTAAAAAGAATTGAGTGCTACAAAGTCACCTATCGGCCCCTTGACCCAGACAACTATGACAA GGATCTGTCTTTCATCAAGGTGATAAATGTGGGCCAGCGATTTTTAGTGAACAGAGTCCAGGACTACATCCAGAGCAAGATAGTCTACTACCTCATGAATATCCACGTGCAGCCTCGCACCATTTACCTTTGCCGGCACGGAGAGAGCGAGTTCAACCTCTTGGGGAAGATTGGGGGCGACTCTGGCCTCTCGGCCCGGGGCAAACAG TTTGCCCAGGCTCTAAGGAAGTTTCTGGGGGAACAGGAGATAGCAGACCTCAAAGTGTGGACGAGCCAGCTGAAGAGGACTATCCAGACCGCCGAGTCCCTGGGTGTAACATATGAGCAGTGGAAGATTCTGAACGAGATCGATGCT GGCGTGTGCGAGGAGATGACCTACTTGGAGATTGAGAAGCAGTACCCGGAGGAGTTTGCGCTTCGAGACCAAGAGAAATACCTGTATCGCTACCCTGGCGGGGAG TCCTACCAGGACCTGGTGCAGCGGCTGGAGCCTGTCATCATGGAGCTGGAGCGTCAGGGCAACGTCCTCGTCATCTCCCACCAGGCTGTCATGCGCTGCCTCCTGGCCTACTTCTTGGATAAGGGTGCAG ATGAGCTGCCGTACTTGAGGTGCCCTCTCCATACCATCTTCAAGCTTACTCCTGTGGCCTATG GATGCAAAGTGGAGACCATTAAGCTCAACGTGGAGGCTGTGAACACTCACCGTGACAAGCCAACC AACAACTTCCCCAAGAACCAAACCCCTGTAAGGATGAGAAGGAACAGCTTTACGCCTCTGTCCAGTTCGAATACAATAAGGCGTCCAAGAAATTACAGTGTTGGGAGCCGGCCCCTCAAGCCCCTCAGCCCTCTCCGTGCCCTGGACACGCAAGAAGGGGCCGACCAGCCGAAGACCCAAGTCAGCATTCCG GTGTGCTCTACTCACAGTTCTTACTTGCCTGCTTTGTTCCCCCTCCCTGGTCTTCCCTTTGGATTTTCCGGTGTGATGCATGGCTTTGTCATCGTGGTGTCCGTCCAG GTCGTGCAAGGGTTCACCCCGGCCTCAGAACATCCACAGATGCTCTGGAGCATACAGGCGGACATAGA tggctCCAGCTTTGCCAACCACAGCAGCTTTCCTGCCAAGGCCAGTGACCTCTGGGGCTGTTTAGAAGGACAGAGTTAA
- the PFKFB2 gene encoding 6-phosphofructo-2-kinase/fructose-2,6-bisphosphatase 2 isoform X9 codes for MSGKFASSSEPNNNSYETKTASLRMSEKKCSWASYMTNSPTLIVMIGLPARGKTYVSKKLTRYLNWIGVPTKVFNLGVYRREAVKSYKSYDFFRHDNEEAMKIRKQCALVALQDVKAYLTEESGQIAVFDATNTTRERRDMILNFAKENSFKVFFVESVCDDPDVIAANILEVKVSSPDYPERNRENVMEDFLKRIECYKVTYRPLDPDNYDKDLSFIKVINVGQRFLVNRVQDYIQSKIVYYLMNIHVQPRTIYLCRHGESEFNLLGKIGGDSGLSARGKQFAQALRKFLGEQEIADLKVWTSQLKRTIQTAESLGVTYEQWKILNEIDAGVCEEMTYLEIEKQYPEEFALRDQEKYLYRYPGGESYQDLVQRLEPVIMELERQGNVLVISHQAVMRCLLAYFLDKGADELPYLRCPLHTIFKLTPVAYGCKVETIKLNVEAVNTHRDKPTWLQLCQPQQLSCQGQ; via the exons ATGTCCGGGAAATTTGCATCTTCCTCAGAACCGAACAACAACAGCTATGAAACCAAAACTGCCAGTCTTCGAATGTCAGAGAAGAAATGTT CGTGGGCATCTTACATGACCAACTCCCCAACTCTCATCGTTATGATCGGCCTGCCAGCCCGGGGCAAAACGTATGTGTCCAAGAAACTCACACGCTACCTCAACTGGATCGGAGTGCCCACCAAAG TGTTTAATCTTGGGGTATATCGGCGTGAAGCAGTCAAGTCCTATAAGTCCTATGACTTCTTCCGGCATGACAACGAGGAGGCCATGAAGATCCGCAA ACAGTGCGCTCTGGTGGCGCTGCAAGATGTGAAGGCGTATCTTACGGAGGAGAGTGGGCAGATTGCG GTGTTTGATGCCACCAATACCACTAGAGAGCGGAGGGACATGATCTTGAACTTTGCCAAGGAGAATTCCTTCAAG GTGTTCTTTGTGGAATCTGTCTGTGATGATCCTGATGTCATTGCTGCCAACATCCTG GAGGTAAAGGTGTCGAGCCCTGACTACCCTGAAAGGAACAGGGAGAATGTGATGGAGGACTTCCTAAAAAGAATTGAGTGCTACAAAGTCACCTATCGGCCCCTTGACCCAGACAACTATGACAA GGATCTGTCTTTCATCAAGGTGATAAATGTGGGCCAGCGATTTTTAGTGAACAGAGTCCAGGACTACATCCAGAGCAAGATAGTCTACTACCTCATGAATATCCACGTGCAGCCTCGCACCATTTACCTTTGCCGGCACGGAGAGAGCGAGTTCAACCTCTTGGGGAAGATTGGGGGCGACTCTGGCCTCTCGGCCCGGGGCAAACAG TTTGCCCAGGCTCTAAGGAAGTTTCTGGGGGAACAGGAGATAGCAGACCTCAAAGTGTGGACGAGCCAGCTGAAGAGGACTATCCAGACCGCCGAGTCCCTGGGTGTAACATATGAGCAGTGGAAGATTCTGAACGAGATCGATGCT GGCGTGTGCGAGGAGATGACCTACTTGGAGATTGAGAAGCAGTACCCGGAGGAGTTTGCGCTTCGAGACCAAGAGAAATACCTGTATCGCTACCCTGGCGGGGAG TCCTACCAGGACCTGGTGCAGCGGCTGGAGCCTGTCATCATGGAGCTGGAGCGTCAGGGCAACGTCCTCGTCATCTCCCACCAGGCTGTCATGCGCTGCCTCCTGGCCTACTTCTTGGATAAGGGTGCAG ATGAGCTGCCGTACTTGAGGTGCCCTCTCCATACCATCTTCAAGCTTACTCCTGTGGCCTATG GATGCAAAGTGGAGACCATTAAGCTCAACGTGGAGGCTGTGAACACTCACCGTGACAAGCCAACC tggctCCAGCTTTGCCAACCACAGCAGCTTTCCTGCCAAGGCCAGTGA
- the PFKFB2 gene encoding 6-phosphofructo-2-kinase/fructose-2,6-bisphosphatase 2 isoform X7 — protein sequence MSGKFASSSEPNNNSYETKTASLRMSEKKCSWASYMTNSPTLIVMIGLPARGKTYVSKKLTRYLNWIGVPTKVFNLGVYRREAVKSYKSYDFFRHDNEEAMKIRKQCALVALQDVKAYLTEESGQIAVFDATNTTRERRDMILNFAKENSFKVFFVESVCDDPDVIAANILEVKVSSPDYPERNRENVMEDFLKRIECYKVTYRPLDPDNYDKDLSFIKVINVGQRFLVNRVQDYIQSKIVYYLMNIHVQPRTIYLCRHGESEFNLLGKIGGDSGLSARGKQFAQALRKFLGEQEIADLKVWTSQLKRTIQTAESLGVTYEQWKILNEIDAGVCEEMTYLEIEKQYPEEFALRDQEKYLYRYPGGESYQDLVQRLEPVIMELERQGNVLVISHQAVMRCLLAYFLDKGADELPYLRCPLHTIFKLTPVAYGCKVETIKLNVEAVNTHRDKPTNNFPKNQTPVRMRRNSFTPLSSSNTIRRPRNYSVGSRPLKPLSPLRALDTQEGADQPKTQWLQLCQPQQLSCQGQ from the exons ATGTCCGGGAAATTTGCATCTTCCTCAGAACCGAACAACAACAGCTATGAAACCAAAACTGCCAGTCTTCGAATGTCAGAGAAGAAATGTT CGTGGGCATCTTACATGACCAACTCCCCAACTCTCATCGTTATGATCGGCCTGCCAGCCCGGGGCAAAACGTATGTGTCCAAGAAACTCACACGCTACCTCAACTGGATCGGAGTGCCCACCAAAG TGTTTAATCTTGGGGTATATCGGCGTGAAGCAGTCAAGTCCTATAAGTCCTATGACTTCTTCCGGCATGACAACGAGGAGGCCATGAAGATCCGCAA ACAGTGCGCTCTGGTGGCGCTGCAAGATGTGAAGGCGTATCTTACGGAGGAGAGTGGGCAGATTGCG GTGTTTGATGCCACCAATACCACTAGAGAGCGGAGGGACATGATCTTGAACTTTGCCAAGGAGAATTCCTTCAAG GTGTTCTTTGTGGAATCTGTCTGTGATGATCCTGATGTCATTGCTGCCAACATCCTG GAGGTAAAGGTGTCGAGCCCTGACTACCCTGAAAGGAACAGGGAGAATGTGATGGAGGACTTCCTAAAAAGAATTGAGTGCTACAAAGTCACCTATCGGCCCCTTGACCCAGACAACTATGACAA GGATCTGTCTTTCATCAAGGTGATAAATGTGGGCCAGCGATTTTTAGTGAACAGAGTCCAGGACTACATCCAGAGCAAGATAGTCTACTACCTCATGAATATCCACGTGCAGCCTCGCACCATTTACCTTTGCCGGCACGGAGAGAGCGAGTTCAACCTCTTGGGGAAGATTGGGGGCGACTCTGGCCTCTCGGCCCGGGGCAAACAG TTTGCCCAGGCTCTAAGGAAGTTTCTGGGGGAACAGGAGATAGCAGACCTCAAAGTGTGGACGAGCCAGCTGAAGAGGACTATCCAGACCGCCGAGTCCCTGGGTGTAACATATGAGCAGTGGAAGATTCTGAACGAGATCGATGCT GGCGTGTGCGAGGAGATGACCTACTTGGAGATTGAGAAGCAGTACCCGGAGGAGTTTGCGCTTCGAGACCAAGAGAAATACCTGTATCGCTACCCTGGCGGGGAG TCCTACCAGGACCTGGTGCAGCGGCTGGAGCCTGTCATCATGGAGCTGGAGCGTCAGGGCAACGTCCTCGTCATCTCCCACCAGGCTGTCATGCGCTGCCTCCTGGCCTACTTCTTGGATAAGGGTGCAG ATGAGCTGCCGTACTTGAGGTGCCCTCTCCATACCATCTTCAAGCTTACTCCTGTGGCCTATG GATGCAAAGTGGAGACCATTAAGCTCAACGTGGAGGCTGTGAACACTCACCGTGACAAGCCAACC AACAACTTCCCCAAGAACCAAACCCCTGTAAGGATGAGAAGGAACAGCTTTACGCCTCTGTCCAGTTCGAATACAATAAGGCGTCCAAGAAATTACAGTGTTGGGAGCCGGCCCCTCAAGCCCCTCAGCCCTCTCCGTGCCCTGGACACGCAAGAAGGGGCCGACCAGCCGAAGACCCAA tggctCCAGCTTTGCCAACCACAGCAGCTTTCCTGCCAAGGCCAGTGA
- the PFKFB2 gene encoding 6-phosphofructo-2-kinase/fructose-2,6-bisphosphatase 2 isoform X8, whose product MKIRKQCALVALQDVKAYLTEESGQIAVFDATNTTRERRDMILNFAKENSFKVFFVESVCDDPDVIAANILEVKVSSPDYPERNRENVMEDFLKRIECYKVTYRPLDPDNYDKDLSFIKVINVGQRFLVNRVQDYIQSKIVYYLMNIHVQPRTIYLCRHGESEFNLLGKIGGDSGLSARGKQFAQALRKFLGEQEIADLKVWTSQLKRTIQTAESLGVTYEQWKILNEIDAGVCEEMTYLEIEKQYPEEFALRDQEKYLYRYPGGESYQDLVQRLEPVIMELERQGNVLVISHQAVMRCLLAYFLDKGADELPYLRCPLHTIFKLTPVAYGCKVETIKLNVEAVNTHRDKPTNNFPKNQTPVRMRRNSFTPLSSSNTIRRPRNYSVGSRPLKPLSPLRALDTQEGADQPKTQVSIPVCSTHSSYLPALFPLPGLPFGFSGVMHGFVIVVSVQVGRVVGEREVKALLTLSAGGFNGSGCGEHRFFPPLLSSRGRSCKGSPRPQNIHRCSGAYRRT is encoded by the exons ATGAAGATCCGCAA ACAGTGCGCTCTGGTGGCGCTGCAAGATGTGAAGGCGTATCTTACGGAGGAGAGTGGGCAGATTGCG GTGTTTGATGCCACCAATACCACTAGAGAGCGGAGGGACATGATCTTGAACTTTGCCAAGGAGAATTCCTTCAAG GTGTTCTTTGTGGAATCTGTCTGTGATGATCCTGATGTCATTGCTGCCAACATCCTG GAGGTAAAGGTGTCGAGCCCTGACTACCCTGAAAGGAACAGGGAGAATGTGATGGAGGACTTCCTAAAAAGAATTGAGTGCTACAAAGTCACCTATCGGCCCCTTGACCCAGACAACTATGACAA GGATCTGTCTTTCATCAAGGTGATAAATGTGGGCCAGCGATTTTTAGTGAACAGAGTCCAGGACTACATCCAGAGCAAGATAGTCTACTACCTCATGAATATCCACGTGCAGCCTCGCACCATTTACCTTTGCCGGCACGGAGAGAGCGAGTTCAACCTCTTGGGGAAGATTGGGGGCGACTCTGGCCTCTCGGCCCGGGGCAAACAG TTTGCCCAGGCTCTAAGGAAGTTTCTGGGGGAACAGGAGATAGCAGACCTCAAAGTGTGGACGAGCCAGCTGAAGAGGACTATCCAGACCGCCGAGTCCCTGGGTGTAACATATGAGCAGTGGAAGATTCTGAACGAGATCGATGCT GGCGTGTGCGAGGAGATGACCTACTTGGAGATTGAGAAGCAGTACCCGGAGGAGTTTGCGCTTCGAGACCAAGAGAAATACCTGTATCGCTACCCTGGCGGGGAG TCCTACCAGGACCTGGTGCAGCGGCTGGAGCCTGTCATCATGGAGCTGGAGCGTCAGGGCAACGTCCTCGTCATCTCCCACCAGGCTGTCATGCGCTGCCTCCTGGCCTACTTCTTGGATAAGGGTGCAG ATGAGCTGCCGTACTTGAGGTGCCCTCTCCATACCATCTTCAAGCTTACTCCTGTGGCCTATG GATGCAAAGTGGAGACCATTAAGCTCAACGTGGAGGCTGTGAACACTCACCGTGACAAGCCAACC AACAACTTCCCCAAGAACCAAACCCCTGTAAGGATGAGAAGGAACAGCTTTACGCCTCTGTCCAGTTCGAATACAATAAGGCGTCCAAGAAATTACAGTGTTGGGAGCCGGCCCCTCAAGCCCCTCAGCCCTCTCCGTGCCCTGGACACGCAAGAAGGGGCCGACCAGCCGAAGACCCAAGTCAGCATTCCG GTGTGCTCTACTCACAGTTCTTACTTGCCTGCTTTGTTCCCCCTCCCTGGTCTTCCCTTTGGATTTTCCGGTGTGATGCATGGCTTTGTCATCGTGGTGTCCGTCCAGGTGGGAAGGGTGGTTGGCGAGAGAGAAGTCAAGGCTCTGTTGACGCTCTCTGCAGGGGGCTTCAATGGATCTGGATGCGGGGAGCatcgtttttttccccctctcctttcctctcgaGGCAGGTCGTGCAAGGGTTCACCCCGGCCTCAGAACATCCACAGATGCTCTGGAGCATACAGGCGGACATAG